From Diceros bicornis minor isolate mBicDic1 chromosome 17, mDicBic1.mat.cur, whole genome shotgun sequence, the proteins below share one genomic window:
- the LOC131416521 gene encoding olfactory receptor 6C6-like, whose amino-acid sequence MKNQSREREFILLGLTDDPQLQIVIFIFLFLNYMLSVMGNLSILLLTLLDPRLKNPMYYFLRNFSFLEVSLTTICIPRFLITIVTKNKLISYNDCMSQLFFYLLLGVTEFYLLAAMSFDRYVAICKPLHYLIIMSNKMCYQLVLSSWTAGFLITFPPLILGLKLEFCASKVIDHFMCDTSPVLQISCTDARFLELTSFVSAVVTLMVTLLLVILSYTYIIKTIVKIPSAQKRTKAFSTCSSHMIVVSLTYGSCIFIYMKPSARERVTLSKGVAVIYTSVGPLLNPFIYTLRNQQVKLAFKDTLHRLYSSRNKQSKCFLLKNLEVIFFILWLCNTVWCI is encoded by the exons ATGAAGAACCAGtcaagagagagagagttcaTTCTCCTGGGACTGACTGATGACCCGCAATTGCAAattgtgatttttatatttctctttctaaACTATATGTTGAGTGTGATGGGGAACTTAtccatcctcctcctcacctTACTGGATCCCCGCCTCAAGAATCCCATGTATTATTTCCTCCGAAATTTCTCCTTCTTGGAAGTTTCACTGACAACAATCTGTATTCCCAGATTCCTGATCACCATCGTGACTAAAAACAAACTCATTTCCTACAATGATTGTATGTCTCAGTTATTCTTCTACCTCTTATTAGGAGTTACAGAATTTTACCTACTGGCTGCCATGTCTTTTGACCGTTATGTAGCGATCTGCAAACCCCTACATTACCTGATCATTATGAGCAACAAAATGTGCTACCAACTGGTACTCAGCTCATGGACAGCTGGCTTTCTGATTACCTTTCCACCATTGATCTTGGGACTGAAACTGGAATTCTGTGCTTCCAAAGTAATTGATCATTTCATGTGTGACACTTCTCCTGTGCTGCAGATTTCTTGCACAGACGCTCGTTTCCTAGAATTGACTTCATTTGTCTCAGCTGTTGTAACACTCATGGTCACATTGCTGTTAGTGATTCTTTCCTACACATATATTATCAAGACCATTGTAAAAATCCCCTCTGCTCAGAAAAGAACAAAGGCTTTTTCTACTTGTTCTTCTCATATGATTGTAGTCTCCCTTACTTATGGGAGCTGTATCTTTATTTACATGAAGCCATCGGCAAGGGAAAGGGTGACTTTATCCAAGGGTGTAGCTGTTATCTACACCTCAGTTGGCCCTTTATTAAACCCCTTCATTTACACTCTAAGGAACCAGCAAGTCAAACTAGCCTTCAAGGATACACtaca tagatTATATTCCTCTAGGAATAAACAGTCAAaatgctttcttttaaaaaatcttgaagtAATTTTCTTCATTCTGTGGTTATGCAATACAGTTTGGTGCATTTGA